One region of Chryseobacterium muglaense genomic DNA includes:
- a CDS encoding YiiX/YebB-like N1pC/P60 family cysteine hydrolase yields the protein MNGLIFMKATLKNKTLLSLVFFFSIFLFVVSCKNSQSLGLKNGDLLFVTAKESGLSGAINNVTQKQKNASFDHIGILQKDKNGAFVLHAAPKGGSQKQSLNEFLKDQANDDQKVILYRLKSQFQKNIPDAIEKANSMLGKPYNFNYILDENSYYCSDYIERAFRKDKIFILEPMTFIDPKTGKTNVFWEEFYAKKDLKVPEGEPGCNPNGLAGSDKIERIKEL from the coding sequence ATGAATGGATTAATATTTATGAAAGCAACCTTAAAAAATAAAACTCTATTAAGCTTAGTTTTTTTCTTTTCAATTTTTCTCTTTGTTGTAAGCTGTAAAAATTCTCAGTCTTTAGGTTTAAAAAATGGAGATCTTTTGTTTGTCACCGCAAAAGAAAGCGGTTTGTCGGGGGCAATCAACAATGTCACTCAAAAACAGAAAAATGCTTCGTTTGATCATATCGGAATTTTACAAAAAGATAAAAACGGAGCTTTCGTTCTTCACGCAGCACCAAAAGGTGGTTCTCAAAAACAGAGTCTGAATGAATTTCTAAAAGATCAGGCTAATGACGATCAAAAAGTTATTTTGTATCGATTAAAATCTCAGTTTCAGAAAAATATTCCTGATGCAATCGAAAAGGCAAATTCTATGTTGGGAAAGCCTTATAATTTCAACTATATTCTAGATGAAAATTCCTATTACTGTTCAGATTACATCGAAAGAGCATTTAGAAAAGATAAGATCTTTATATTAGAACCGATGACTTTCATTGATCCCAAAACCGGAAAAACAAATGTATTTTGGGAAGAGTTTTATGCTAAAAAAGATCTTAAAGTACCAGAAGGCGAGCCGGGTTGTAACCCGAACGGTTTGGCGGGTTCAGATAAAATTGAAAGAATAAAAGAATTATAA
- a CDS encoding NIL domain-containing protein gives MITTNVQALPKNVNLIRKELILEVELNGKMKFDHLLNAIYQQMGICYKVLSANVEYMNGNNFGSFQLYINATQEESQELEFFLNNNKLLNTTVEYTCRKYS, from the coding sequence ATGATTACAACCAATGTGCAGGCTTTGCCAAAAAATGTAAACCTTATCAGAAAAGAACTGATTCTTGAAGTAGAACTGAACGGGAAAATGAAATTCGATCATCTTTTAAATGCTATTTATCAGCAGATGGGAATTTGTTACAAAGTATTAAGCGCAAATGTGGAGTATATGAACGGAAACAATTTTGGCTCATTTCAATTATACATCAATGCCACTCAGGAAGAATCTCAAGAACTCGAGTTTTTCCTGAATAACAATAAACTCTTGAATACCACTGTCGAATATACCTGCAGAAAGTATTCATAA
- a CDS encoding LemA family protein, whose protein sequence is MIALIIGGVLVIALLYGVSIYNRLVKLRNLVQEAWSSIDVMLKKRHDLIPNLVETVKGYATHERETLENVTKARNLAVGADSVEGKEIAEKNLNQAMVNLFAVAEQYPDLKANTNFQQLQAELSSIENDIEKSRRYYNGTVRENNTLVESFPSNIVANMYKFEKSKFFELENIADREVPSVKF, encoded by the coding sequence ATGATTGCACTTATTATCGGCGGTGTGTTGGTTATTGCCTTACTTTATGGAGTCTCTATCTACAATCGCCTCGTAAAATTGAGAAATCTTGTTCAGGAAGCTTGGAGTAGTATTGATGTAATGCTTAAAAAACGTCACGATCTAATTCCTAATTTGGTCGAAACCGTAAAAGGCTACGCTACTCACGAGCGCGAAACTCTTGAAAACGTAACAAAAGCTAGGAATTTGGCAGTAGGCGCAGATTCTGTAGAAGGTAAAGAAATTGCCGAGAAAAACCTGAACCAGGCAATGGTAAATTTATTTGCGGTTGCAGAACAATATCCCGATTTAAAAGCCAATACAAACTTCCAACAACTGCAGGCTGAATTAAGCTCAATCGAAAACGATATAGAAAAATCAAGAAGATATTACAACGGAACGGTAAGAGAAAATAATACTTTGGTAGAATCTTTCCCCAGCAATATTGTCGCCAATATGTACAAATTTGAGAAGTCTAAATTCTTCGAGCTTGAAAATATTGCCGACAGAGAAGTTCCATCAGTAAAATTCTAA
- a CDS encoding DUF2207 domain-containing protein — protein sequence MKKIFAFLFLIFFSLGFAQEAEGAVAVGEESSGFINGSERILNFHADIDVDKNSKLSITEKIKVHSLGQDIKRGIFRSLPVVRNLNNQTQKVKYNIISVKKDGVNEDFHEEIEDGFLKVYVGNKDGILSPGDYDYEIKYTTEKQIGFFEKYDELYWNVNGTEWNFPVDSISATVNLPQGAGIIQNSCYKGGYGSTSQDCLAKVLSEHSIEWGAKDLGPGEGLTIAVGFKKGVMVPPPPPTFLEKFGILIAGIVVFLGLLFYYYSTWKKYGVDPETPTVYPQFNSPDNLSPASLGYIHNESFKNKYLTAALVNLAIKGYVQIIENEDAGVFGLFKSKQFTVKKLKNADQNLPKEEINLMNSLFSNISDSVTFDGKYDSKIEQAVRSFKSSLNFQHDKMLNEGNNSKKLILPILLILGVYFLGLFISFTIFPEFEKVFLGIFILAILTVAFVIAIVLFKFFPGLFKVFLIFPVIAFVLLGMLIYRGSDFTIDNNFNICYIFIVLGFMSLVIYQFLIKRPSEEKLRKKSLIDGFKMYMGAAENQQIKFHNPPEMTPQSFEKLLPFAMVLGVDEIWGKKFDDLLKKMSYEYQSNWYVGSSMNHFAMASVLNSSLTQSIQSSATQPSSSGSSSGSGSGGGGFSGGGGGGGGGGGW from the coding sequence ATGAAAAAGATTTTTGCATTTCTTTTTCTTATTTTCTTTTCTCTTGGTTTTGCGCAGGAAGCTGAAGGAGCGGTAGCTGTTGGTGAAGAGTCGAGCGGTTTCATTAATGGTTCAGAGCGAATTCTCAATTTTCATGCAGATATAGATGTCGACAAAAATTCTAAACTGAGCATTACAGAGAAAATTAAAGTTCACAGTCTCGGGCAAGATATTAAACGGGGGATTTTTCGCTCTCTTCCTGTAGTGAGAAATCTCAATAATCAGACTCAGAAAGTAAAGTACAATATTATTTCTGTAAAGAAAGACGGTGTTAATGAAGATTTTCACGAAGAAATTGAAGATGGTTTCCTTAAAGTATATGTCGGAAACAAAGATGGCATCCTGTCTCCGGGAGATTACGATTACGAAATAAAATATACCACCGAAAAGCAAATCGGTTTTTTTGAAAAGTATGACGAATTGTATTGGAACGTCAACGGAACTGAATGGAATTTTCCGGTTGACAGTATTTCAGCAACGGTAAATCTTCCGCAAGGAGCGGGAATTATTCAGAATTCTTGTTATAAAGGCGGTTACGGAAGTACTTCTCAGGATTGTTTGGCTAAGGTTCTTTCTGAACATTCAATTGAATGGGGTGCAAAAGATTTAGGTCCTGGTGAAGGTTTGACGATTGCGGTTGGTTTTAAAAAAGGAGTTATGGTTCCGCCACCGCCTCCCACTTTTCTTGAAAAATTCGGAATTCTGATTGCCGGAATTGTAGTCTTTTTAGGATTGTTGTTTTATTATTATTCAACTTGGAAAAAATATGGAGTAGACCCTGAAACACCTACAGTTTATCCGCAGTTCAATTCACCGGATAATCTTTCGCCGGCTTCTTTAGGTTATATCCATAACGAAAGTTTTAAAAATAAATATCTCACTGCTGCTTTGGTCAATTTAGCCATAAAAGGATATGTGCAGATTATTGAAAATGAAGATGCCGGAGTTTTTGGTTTGTTTAAATCGAAACAGTTTACGGTGAAAAAACTCAAAAATGCAGATCAGAATTTGCCAAAAGAGGAAATTAACCTTATGAACAGCTTATTTTCTAACATTTCAGACAGTGTAACATTTGATGGGAAATATGATTCTAAAATAGAGCAAGCAGTTCGCAGTTTTAAATCATCGTTAAACTTTCAGCATGATAAAATGCTAAATGAAGGAAATAATTCAAAAAAACTAATCTTACCAATCTTATTGATTCTAGGAGTTTATTTTCTCGGACTTTTTATAAGCTTCACCATTTTTCCGGAATTTGAAAAAGTGTTTTTAGGAATTTTCATTCTTGCTATTTTAACGGTGGCTTTTGTGATTGCTATTGTTTTGTTTAAATTCTTTCCGGGCTTGTTTAAGGTGTTTTTAATTTTTCCTGTCATTGCTTTTGTGCTTTTAGGAATGCTTATTTATAGAGGAAGCGATTTTACGATTGACAATAATTTTAATATTTGCTACATTTTTATTGTCTTAGGTTTTATGTCGCTGGTGATTTATCAATTTCTAATTAAACGTCCTTCAGAAGAAAAACTGAGAAAGAAATCTTTGATTGATGGTTTCAAAATGTACATGGGCGCAGCCGAAAATCAACAAATTAAATTTCACAATCCACCGGAAATGACGCCACAGTCTTTCGAAAAACTTTTGCCTTTTGCTATGGTTTTGGGTGTTGATGAAATTTGGGGTAAGAAATTCGACGATTTGCTCAAAAAAATGTCGTACGAATATCAGAGTAATTGGTATGTTGGCTCGTCAATGAATCATTTTGCGATGGCAAGTGTTCTTAATTCAAGTCTAACGCAATCTATACAGTCTTCGGCTACGCAACCATCAAGTTCAGGAAGCAGCTCTGGTTCAGGATCGGGCGGTGGTGGATTTTCCGGTGGCGGCGGAGGTGGCGGTGGCGGAGGTGGCTGGTAA
- a CDS encoding DUF2207 domain-containing protein produces the protein MKKIIQIFALFFCILVFAQGEVGALPVVTEDSLDFEQNNIQRERITSFHSDITIAENADVTITETIKVFANGDAIKRGIFRALPIVRNINGRKESVYYKIIAVEKDGVKESYHTKKENGIFIIYIGNKDNQLASGFYTYKIVYQTQDQIGKFKGYDEFYWNVNGTDWSFPVENIQAIIRLPKNADIIQNACYTGVEGSKERNCTSKKISSTQIQFSAENLNQHENLTIAVGFKAGVLKEPSGFYKWINRNWPSFPLIIVSFYLLFFYYNNWRKYGRDPEKPIVIPQFNAPNNLSPASLGYIDTGKFDANLVTANLVDLSIKGFVDIDEVKDIKKSFLSKMFILKKLGSENNSLQNDQKQLLKKLFGKEKEVSVNGTYNSKIKKAVEDFENFIIKENKIFVENISNKKIVYKAIKIMLTTFFLGLIISSLITWSFQTLLIASVIILFASLFATILVLTWEEGNKLIFFVVLMFSMTFILPMFFMAFADSDDITPFESNCFKFLIFGIISILVFRYFINKSGEEKVKMESEIEGFKMYLSAAEENLLQFHNPPEMTSDVYEKFLPYAIVFGVEGIWGKRFRDKLQETIDSAQPYENVQYNFGYSFAGAFTSTLNETTVVPVSSGSSSSSSGSSGSSSYSGGSSSSGSSGGGSSGGGGGGGGGGGW, from the coding sequence ATGAAAAAAATTATACAAATCTTTGCTTTATTTTTCTGCATTCTTGTTTTTGCACAGGGTGAGGTGGGTGCATTGCCCGTAGTTACAGAAGATTCTTTAGATTTTGAACAAAATAATATTCAGCGGGAGAGGATTACTTCTTTTCATTCTGATATTACTATTGCCGAAAATGCCGACGTTACCATAACAGAAACTATTAAAGTTTTTGCCAATGGCGATGCGATTAAAAGAGGGATTTTTCGTGCTTTACCAATTGTAAGAAACATTAACGGCAGAAAAGAAAGTGTTTATTATAAAATCATTGCTGTTGAAAAAGATGGTGTAAAAGAATCTTATCACACCAAAAAGGAAAATGGCATTTTTATAATTTATATTGGGAATAAAGATAATCAACTTGCTTCAGGTTTTTACACCTATAAAATTGTTTATCAAACACAGGATCAGATTGGAAAGTTCAAAGGCTATGATGAATTTTACTGGAATGTGAATGGAACCGATTGGAGTTTTCCTGTTGAAAATATTCAGGCAATAATTCGTTTGCCGAAAAATGCTGATATTATTCAGAATGCTTGTTATACAGGCGTAGAAGGAAGTAAAGAACGGAATTGTACCAGCAAAAAAATATCATCTACACAGATTCAATTTAGTGCAGAAAATTTAAATCAACACGAAAATCTTACGATAGCGGTAGGTTTTAAAGCGGGTGTTTTAAAAGAGCCTTCCGGTTTTTATAAATGGATCAATAGAAATTGGCCAAGTTTTCCATTAATTATCGTGAGTTTTTATCTCTTGTTTTTCTACTATAATAACTGGAGAAAATATGGTCGAGATCCAGAGAAACCGATCGTTATTCCGCAGTTTAATGCGCCCAATAATCTGTCACCTGCATCTTTAGGATATATTGATACAGGTAAATTTGATGCTAATTTGGTGACGGCAAATCTTGTAGATTTATCGATTAAAGGTTTTGTAGATATTGATGAGGTGAAAGATATTAAGAAGAGTTTTCTCTCAAAAATGTTCATTTTAAAAAAGCTGGGATCAGAAAACAACAGTTTGCAGAACGATCAAAAACAGCTTTTAAAAAAGCTATTTGGAAAAGAAAAGGAAGTTTCAGTAAATGGAACTTATAATTCTAAGATTAAAAAAGCGGTTGAAGATTTTGAGAATTTTATCATTAAAGAAAATAAAATTTTTGTTGAAAACATCTCTAACAAGAAAATTGTCTACAAAGCGATAAAGATAATGCTTACTACTTTTTTTCTTGGTTTAATTATAAGCTCTTTAATCACTTGGAGCTTTCAAACCCTACTCATCGCTTCTGTTATCATTTTATTTGCAAGTCTTTTTGCTACGATATTGGTATTGACTTGGGAAGAAGGAAATAAGCTCATATTTTTTGTGGTGCTGATGTTTTCTATGACCTTTATACTTCCTATGTTTTTCATGGCATTTGCAGATTCGGATGATATTACTCCCTTTGAATCGAACTGTTTTAAATTTTTAATATTCGGAATCATTTCTATATTGGTATTTCGCTATTTTATTAATAAATCAGGCGAAGAAAAAGTAAAAATGGAATCTGAAATTGAGGGTTTTAAAATGTATCTGAGTGCTGCTGAAGAAAACCTGCTTCAATTTCATAATCCTCCGGAAATGACTTCAGATGTATATGAGAAATTTCTTCCGTATGCTATTGTTTTTGGAGTTGAAGGAATCTGGGGTAAAAGGTTTAGAGATAAACTGCAGGAAACCATTGATTCTGCTCAACCTTATGAAAATGTTCAGTATAATTTTGGATACAGCTTTGCCGGAGCTTTTACAAGTACTCTTAACGAAACGACGGTAGTTCCTGTGAGTAGCGGTTCTTCATCTTCTTCATCAGGTTCTTCAGGAAGTTCATCGTATTCAGGCGGGTCAAGCTCAAGCGGATCTTCTGGTGGTGGTTCTTCCGGCGGAGGTGGCGGAGGCGGTGGAGGCGGCGGCTGGTAA
- the murA gene encoding UDP-N-acetylglucosamine 1-carboxyvinyltransferase, which produces MSGTFQIRGGKRLHGEITPQGAKNEALQILCAVLLTDEEVRIKNIPDIHDVNRLIEILGDFGVKVTKNAHGDYTFKANNVNFDYIKSNEFKKDGAKLRGSIMLMGPMLARYGEAYMPTPGGDKIGRRRLDTHFQGLVELGAEFHYDEEEYFYSLKAKELNGKFILLEEASVTGTANIVMAAALAKGKTRIYNAACEPYLQQLCKMLNRMGANISGIGSNLLTIEGVTHLNGTEHTMLPDMVEIGSWIGLAAMTKSEITIKNVNWNQLGVIPNTFRKLGIQLEQSGDDIYIPSQEHYTIQKFIDGSILTVSDAPWPGFTPDLLSIILVVATQAKGSLLVHQKMFESRLFFVDKLIDMGAQIILCDPHRATVIGLNQESPLRGTTMVSPDIRAGNALLIAALSAEGKSIIHNIEQIDRGYENIDGRLKAIGADIERI; this is translated from the coding sequence ATGAGTGGAACATTTCAGATAAGGGGAGGAAAAAGACTGCATGGAGAAATTACTCCACAAGGAGCAAAAAATGAAGCGCTTCAAATTTTATGTGCAGTTTTATTAACAGATGAAGAGGTAAGAATTAAAAATATTCCAGACATTCACGATGTCAACAGGCTAATTGAGATTTTGGGAGACTTTGGTGTAAAAGTGACCAAAAATGCTCATGGTGATTATACTTTCAAGGCAAATAATGTCAATTTTGATTATATTAAATCTAACGAATTTAAAAAAGACGGTGCCAAACTAAGAGGCTCGATCATGTTGATGGGTCCCATGTTGGCTCGTTATGGAGAAGCTTATATGCCGACTCCGGGAGGTGACAAGATAGGAAGGAGAAGATTAGACACTCACTTCCAAGGTTTAGTAGAACTTGGAGCAGAGTTTCATTATGATGAAGAAGAATATTTCTATTCATTAAAAGCAAAAGAACTGAACGGAAAATTTATCCTTTTGGAAGAAGCTTCTGTAACCGGAACTGCAAATATCGTAATGGCTGCAGCTTTAGCGAAAGGAAAAACAAGAATTTACAACGCAGCTTGCGAACCTTACCTACAGCAACTTTGTAAGATGTTGAACAGAATGGGTGCGAATATCTCAGGAATTGGTTCAAATTTATTGACGATCGAAGGAGTAACTCACCTGAACGGAACGGAACACACGATGCTTCCGGATATGGTAGAAATCGGTTCTTGGATAGGCCTTGCTGCGATGACAAAATCTGAAATTACGATTAAAAATGTAAACTGGAACCAGCTAGGAGTTATTCCAAATACATTCAGAAAATTGGGAATTCAGTTGGAACAAAGTGGTGATGACATTTATATTCCTTCTCAGGAACATTATACCATTCAGAAATTTATTGACGGATCTATTCTTACGGTGTCAGATGCGCCTTGGCCAGGATTTACGCCAGATTTACTTTCAATTATTTTAGTTGTGGCAACTCAGGCAAAAGGAAGTCTTTTGGTACATCAGAAAATGTTTGAATCAAGATTGTTTTTCGTTGATAAATTGATCGATATGGGCGCTCAGATTATTTTATGCGATCCACACAGAGCAACGGTTATCGGTTTAAATCAGGAATCTCCGCTTCGTGGAACAACCATGGTTTCTCCGGATATCAGAGCAGGAAATGCACTTTTAATTGCAGCACTTTCAGCAGAAGGAAAATCTATCATTCATAATATCGAACAAATCGACCGTGGTTATGAGAATATCGATGGAAGACTGAAGGCTATTGGAGCGGATATTGAGAGAATTTAG
- a CDS encoding DUF4290 domain-containing protein, whose protein sequence is MEYNTQKTHLNMPEYGRIIQQLVERCKEVSDKDERNEMAMAIIDFMGQRNPQLRDEENYKHKLWDHLYILANHSLDVDSPYPFPTKEQLEEKPKRMEYPKLQGDFKFYGKSILQLIEKAIELEPGDEKEALIEVIANNMKKSYNVYNKEHVTDDVIFRHLKELSANRLDLTNIESLDKSKIYYANNANRNNNNKNNNNRNQPAKRRFNNNNNNNHNRR, encoded by the coding sequence ATGGAATACAATACCCAAAAAACTCATCTCAATATGCCAGAATATGGCAGAATTATACAACAGTTGGTTGAGCGTTGCAAAGAAGTTTCAGACAAAGACGAAAGAAACGAAATGGCAATGGCAATCATTGATTTTATGGGTCAGAGAAACCCACAGCTCCGCGACGAAGAAAATTATAAACATAAACTTTGGGACCACCTTTACATTCTTGCCAACCACAGCCTGGATGTAGATTCCCCATACCCTTTCCCTACAAAAGAACAGCTTGAAGAAAAACCCAAAAGAATGGAATACCCGAAACTTCAGGGTGATTTTAAATTCTATGGAAAAAGTATTCTTCAGTTAATTGAAAAAGCAATCGAGCTAGAACCAGGCGACGAAAAAGAAGCCCTAATCGAGGTGATTGCCAACAATATGAAAAAGTCTTACAATGTTTATAATAAAGAACATGTAACTGATGATGTAATTTTCCGTCATTTGAAAGAACTTTCAGCAAACAGATTAGACCTTACTAATATTGAAAGCTTAGATAAAAGTAAAATTTACTACGCCAACAATGCCAATAGGAATAACAACAATAAAAACAATAACAACAGAAATCAACCCGCAAAAAGAAGATTTAACAATAATAACAACAATAATCACAACAGAAGATAA
- a CDS encoding thiol-disulfide oxidoreductase DCC family protein: MPEIWEQKHIVFFDGECGVCNFWVQWILERDKKDQFMFASLQSDFGQKFLSERRLETKQFNTLYLWKPHQYYLIKSKAVLKIANLLGGIYNLSVIGKLMPTFISDTIYNKISENRMKLSAQKCFLPDQHQKKKFIEV, encoded by the coding sequence ATGCCGGAAATTTGGGAACAAAAACATATTGTATTTTTTGATGGTGAATGTGGCGTATGCAATTTTTGGGTGCAATGGATTCTTGAAAGAGATAAGAAAGACCAGTTTATGTTTGCTTCCCTGCAATCAGATTTTGGACAGAAATTTTTATCTGAAAGACGTCTAGAAACAAAACAGTTCAACACACTCTATCTTTGGAAACCTCATCAATATTATCTCATTAAATCTAAAGCTGTTTTAAAAATCGCCAATCTTTTAGGCGGAATCTATAATTTATCAGTTATTGGGAAATTAATGCCCACATTTATAAGTGATACAATTTATAACAAAATTTCTGAGAACAGAATGAAGCTTTCGGCTCAAAAGTGCTTCCTACCCGACCAACATCAAAAAAAGAAATTTATTGAAGTCTGA
- a CDS encoding heme-binding domain-containing protein, with product MKKVIVVLLVAFIMIQFFPIDKTNKPLNPGMDFLKIKTTTSPEIAKLITNSCYDCHSDETKYPWYTSIAPASWWIKNHIDEGRKHLNFSTFATYEPKRQIHKMEECVEMLEKHEMPLESYYLGHQDAKLTDAQRKELITYFKREIQETKFKTE from the coding sequence ATGAAAAAAGTAATCGTCGTTCTTCTTGTCGCCTTTATTATGATCCAGTTTTTTCCGATTGATAAAACCAACAAGCCGCTGAATCCGGGAATGGATTTTTTAAAAATTAAAACCACTACTTCTCCGGAAATAGCAAAACTGATTACCAATTCATGCTACGACTGTCATTCTGATGAAACCAAATATCCTTGGTACACGAGTATTGCTCCGGCTTCATGGTGGATAAAAAATCATATTGATGAAGGAAGAAAACATCTTAATTTTTCTACATTTGCTACTTACGAGCCCAAAAGACAGATTCATAAAATGGAAGAATGTGTAGAAATGCTTGAAAAACATGAAATGCCTTTAGAATCTTATTACTTAGGACATCAGGATGCAAAATTAACCGACGCTCAAAGAAAAGAACTGATTACTTATTTTAAAAGAGAAATTCAGGAAACAAAATTTAAAACAGAATAA
- the katG gene encoding catalase/peroxidase HPI, whose protein sequence is MENDLSDISKCPFHNGTMKKENVAGGGTNNKDWWPNQLRVDILRQHSSLSNPMEKDFDYAEAFQSLDLESVKKDLYALMTDSQDWWPADFGHYGPLFIRMAWHSAGTYRVGDGRGGAGAGQQRFAPLNSWPDNVNLDKARRLLWPIKQKYGKKISWADLLILTGNVALESMGFKTFGFAGGREDVWEPDQDVYWGTEKTWLGGDLRYAHGSPGVEGHGVLPAEDDSEVKHSRDLEKPLAAVQMGLIYVNPEGPDGNPDPILAAKDIRDTFGRMAMNDEETVALIAGGHTFGKTHGAGPADHVGKEPEAAGIEAQGFGWNSSYRSGKGPDAISSGLEVTWTEKPTEWSNLFFKNLFENEWELTKSPAGAHQWVAKNGANIIPDAFDPNKKHRPTMLTTDLSLRFDPVYEKISRNFFENPDVFADAFSRAWFKLTHRDMGPKVRYLGSEVPGEELIWQDPIPEVNHELIDNSDIESLKSKILNSGLSISELVSTAWASASTFRGSDKRGGANGARIRLAPQKDWAVSNPAQLQKVLSVLENIQNEFNNSQPGNKRVSLADLIVLAGSAAVEKAARDAGQNISVPFAPGRMDASQEQTDIESMGYLEPAADGFRNYLKKKFSVSTEALLIDKAQLLTLTAPELTVLIGGMRALDTNFDGSKNGIFTQRPGILTNDFFVNLLDMRTQWKAISEDNELYMGTDRSSGQPKWTASRADLVFGSNSELRALAEVYASSDAQEKFVKDFVAAWTKVMNLDRFDLN, encoded by the coding sequence ATGGAAAATGATTTAAGTGATATCAGTAAGTGTCCATTTCACAATGGAACGATGAAAAAAGAAAATGTTGCAGGAGGAGGAACCAACAATAAAGACTGGTGGCCAAATCAATTAAGGGTTGATATTCTAAGACAGCATTCGTCTTTATCAAATCCTATGGAAAAAGATTTTGATTATGCTGAAGCTTTTCAGAGTCTCGATTTAGAAAGTGTAAAAAAAGATCTTTATGCATTAATGACCGATTCGCAAGATTGGTGGCCTGCAGATTTTGGACATTATGGACCTTTGTTCATTCGTATGGCTTGGCACAGCGCAGGAACATATCGTGTAGGTGACGGAAGAGGTGGGGCAGGAGCAGGGCAACAGCGTTTTGCGCCGTTAAACAGTTGGCCGGATAATGTAAATTTAGATAAAGCAAGAAGATTACTTTGGCCAATCAAACAAAAATATGGTAAAAAAATATCATGGGCAGATCTTTTAATTCTTACAGGAAATGTTGCTCTTGAATCAATGGGTTTTAAAACTTTTGGGTTTGCAGGAGGTCGTGAGGATGTTTGGGAGCCGGACCAGGATGTGTATTGGGGAACAGAAAAAACTTGGTTAGGCGGAGATCTTCGTTATGCGCACGGTTCTCCCGGAGTGGAAGGTCACGGTGTTCTTCCTGCAGAAGATGATTCTGAAGTGAAACATTCCAGAGATCTTGAAAAACCTTTGGCGGCAGTGCAAATGGGGCTTATCTATGTAAATCCTGAAGGACCAGACGGAAATCCTGACCCGATTTTAGCCGCAAAAGATATTCGCGATACCTTTGGAAGAATGGCAATGAATGATGAAGAAACGGTTGCACTAATTGCAGGTGGACATACATTTGGTAAAACGCACGGTGCGGGTCCTGCAGATCATGTAGGCAAAGAGCCTGAAGCTGCAGGAATTGAAGCACAAGGATTTGGATGGAACAGTTCTTATAGATCTGGAAAAGGTCCGGATGCAATTTCAAGCGGATTGGAAGTGACATGGACTGAAAAACCTACAGAATGGAGTAATCTTTTCTTTAAAAATCTATTTGAAAATGAATGGGAACTCACTAAAAGTCCGGCAGGCGCTCATCAATGGGTAGCGAAAAACGGAGCCAACATTATTCCTGATGCATTTGATCCGAATAAAAAACACAGACCAACCATGCTTACAACGGATCTTTCGTTAAGATTTGATCCTGTTTATGAAAAAATATCAAGAAACTTTTTTGAAAATCCTGATGTTTTTGCAGATGCTTTTTCCCGTGCCTGGTTTAAATTGACGCATAGAGATATGGGACCAAAAGTTCGTTATTTAGGTTCTGAAGTTCCTGGTGAAGAATTAATCTGGCAAGATCCGATTCCTGAAGTGAATCATGAATTAATTGATAACTCTGACATTGAATCTTTAAAGTCAAAAATTTTAAATTCTGGATTAAGTATTTCTGAATTGGTTTCTACAGCGTGGGCTTCGGCTTCAACTTTTAGAGGAAGTGATAAACGAGGAGGTGCAAACGGAGCAAGAATTCGTTTGGCTCCACAAAAAGATTGGGCAGTAAGTAATCCTGCTCAGTTGCAAAAAGTTTTATCTGTTTTGGAAAATATTCAGAATGAGTTTAATAATTCTCAACCTGGAAATAAAAGAGTTTCATTAGCAGATTTAATTGTTTTGGCAGGAAGTGCAGCGGTTGAAAAAGCAGCAAGAGATGCCGGACAAAATATTTCTGTTCCTTTTGCTCCGGGTCGTATGGATGCTTCACAAGAGCAGACAGATATAGAATCAATGGGGTATTTGGAGCCTGCGGCAGATGGTTTTAGAAATTATTTAAAGAAAAAATTCTCTGTTTCTACAGAAGCTTTATTAATAGATAAAGCACAATTATTAACCCTTACTGCGCCGGAATTAACGGTGTTGATTGGTGGAATGCGTGCTTTAGATACCAATTTCGATGGTTCTAAAAACGGAATATTTACACAACGTCCCGGAATTTTGACCAACGATTTCTTTGTGAATCTTTTGGATATGAGAACTCAGTGGAAAGCTATTTCAGAAGATAACGAATTATATATGGGAACTGACCGATCAAGCGGACAACCAAAATGGACAGCAAGTCGTGCAGATTTAGTTTTCGGTTCAAACTCTGAATTGAGAGCTTTAGCTGAAGTGTATGCAAGTTCCGATGCTCAGGAGAAATTTGTAAAAGATTTTGTGGCAGCCTGGACGAAAGTGATGAATTTAGACCGATTCGATTTAAATTAA